One genomic segment of Paraburkholderia hospita includes these proteins:
- a CDS encoding MipA/OmpV family protein, translating to MTKLPVYASLAYLICSAPAALAQTPSPLGEWQYSAGIPLDKLFQPNNRPDWEARIGIGSTFEPRYDGSNRYHTLVGPSTDIRYKDLAFLSTGEGLGVNVLQGPNWRVSIAAVYDLGRRAHDDPSRLDGLGNINPAPEVKLAGEYVISKEFPLVFRGAVTRSFGGSNGWVADLGAYMPLPGSSESFFWFAGPSVTFADSKYMNSWFGVNATQAANSQYSQYDASAGLKSAGFGVTMIWFVNKHWFVTADGALKRLLGSAANSPITQTKTNGVCDVSINYQF from the coding sequence ATGACAAAGCTACCGGTCTACGCCAGCCTCGCCTATCTCATCTGCAGCGCGCCAGCCGCCCTGGCGCAAACGCCGTCGCCCCTTGGCGAATGGCAATACTCCGCAGGTATCCCACTCGACAAGCTGTTCCAGCCGAACAACCGGCCCGATTGGGAGGCGCGGATCGGTATCGGTTCAACGTTCGAGCCGCGCTACGACGGATCCAACCGCTATCACACGCTGGTTGGGCCAAGTACCGACATCCGCTACAAGGACCTCGCTTTCCTTTCGACAGGCGAAGGGCTGGGCGTCAATGTTCTGCAAGGCCCGAACTGGCGCGTGAGCATCGCGGCCGTCTACGATCTTGGCCGGCGCGCGCACGACGATCCCTCACGACTCGATGGCCTTGGCAATATCAATCCAGCGCCCGAGGTCAAGCTGGCCGGGGAATATGTGATTTCGAAGGAGTTTCCGCTGGTGTTTCGCGGCGCGGTGACGCGTAGCTTCGGCGGGTCCAACGGATGGGTCGCGGACCTCGGCGCGTATATGCCGTTGCCGGGCAGTTCGGAGAGTTTCTTCTGGTTCGCCGGACCGTCGGTGACTTTTGCCGACTCGAAGTATATGAATAGCTGGTTCGGCGTGAATGCGACGCAGGCGGCGAATTCCCAATACTCGCAATACGACGCCAGCGCGGGGCTGAAATCGGCAGGGTTCGGCGTCACGATGATCTGGTTCGTCAACAAGCATTGGTTCGTGACGGCGGATGGTGCGCTCAAACGGTTGTTGGGCAGCGCGGCCAACAGCCCGATCACGCAGACAAAGACGAACGGCGTGTGCGATGTGTCGATCAATTATCAGTTTTAG